From Chitinivibrionia bacterium, one genomic window encodes:
- a CDS encoding penicillin-binding transpeptidase domain-containing protein codes for MKYKSKYRSKKVKKINIPLSKILKKGAPILIIAFVVGYYISTCGKKTEQTPQESEKTAETAKERPAAAQRNARFTANDLKKLMEQFPPNLTQDRDTVRWQRTEVIRYFSIDTTLQRRAQNQLNRARGRYAAVVAINPETGQIISMVSHRDPELPEIAPNMALSSRFLAASIIKTVTAQAAFENMDITTASTFRFPGRGTTLYRAQFTPLEFGERANETTFAQAYARSTNPVFGWMALHHIGRSTLHNTAERFGWNSPIPFEMPVDISYFPETTPDNINNADSLAFLGSGFHRGTTLSPILGALMMASILNQGVMMAPTLVDSVVDMQGRRLYKANTRKWRQTTANDIADSLLVLKRATTSSGSARRTFREERRTFLSGTAGQNVVSGGKTGTLTNDLGRNEWFVGFAKDTTRNITIATSVVLVQPTTWHLRPSQISANIMYEHVRRRQRVLAQEVRTQAEAQREEAVQRAVDDDGYEE; via the coding sequence ATGAAGTATAAAAGTAAATACAGAAGCAAAAAAGTAAAAAAAATTAACATACCGCTCAGCAAAATTTTGAAAAAAGGCGCACCGATTTTGATAATTGCCTTTGTTGTCGGCTATTATATCAGCACTTGCGGAAAAAAAACGGAGCAAACGCCGCAAGAAAGCGAAAAAACAGCGGAAACAGCAAAAGAAAGACCTGCCGCCGCTCAAAGAAACGCCCGATTTACAGCAAATGACCTCAAAAAGCTTATGGAGCAGTTCCCGCCGAATTTAACGCAAGACCGCGATACCGTCCGTTGGCAAAGAACTGAGGTTATCCGATATTTCAGCATAGACACAACCCTGCAAAGAAGAGCGCAAAACCAATTAAACAGAGCAAGAGGCAGGTATGCGGCGGTCGTTGCAATTAACCCCGAAACAGGGCAGATTATTTCAATGGTATCTCACAGAGACCCCGAACTTCCCGAAATTGCACCGAATATGGCGCTTTCAAGCAGATTTTTGGCGGCGTCCATAATAAAAACCGTCACGGCTCAAGCGGCATTCGAGAATATGGATATTACCACCGCTTCCACATTTCGTTTTCCCGGAAGAGGCACAACGCTTTATCGCGCACAGTTTACCCCTCTTGAATTCGGCGAAAGAGCGAACGAGACAACTTTTGCGCAAGCATACGCACGGTCAACAAATCCTGTTTTCGGATGGATGGCGCTTCATCATATCGGGCGTTCCACTTTGCACAACACGGCGGAAAGATTTGGATGGAACTCCCCTATTCCCTTTGAAATGCCCGTCGATATAAGTTATTTTCCCGAAACTACTCCCGACAACATAAACAATGCCGACTCTTTGGCGTTTTTGGGTAGCGGCTTTCACAGAGGAACAACCCTAAGCCCAATTTTGGGCGCGCTTATGATGGCTTCCATTCTAAACCAAGGCGTTATGATGGCGCCGACCCTTGTGGACAGTGTAGTAGATATGCAAGGACGCAGACTTTACAAAGCAAACACGCGCAAATGGCGACAAACAACCGCAAACGACATCGCCGACAGTTTGTTGGTTCTCAAACGGGCAACTACAAGCAGTGGTTCGGCGCGCAGAACTTTCAGGGAAGAACGCAGAACGTTTTTGTCGGGAACGGCAGGGCAAAATGTTGTTTCAGGCGGAAAAACAGGCACTTTAACTAACGACTTGGGACGAAACGAGTGGTTTGTCGGTTTTGCAAAAGACACAACCAGAAATATTACCATAGCAACAAGCGTTGTTTTGGTTCAGCCCACCACGTGGCACTTACGTCCATCACAAATTTCCGCAAATATTATGTACGAACACGTCCGAAGAAGACAGCGAGTTCTTGCCCAAGAAGTAAGAACGCAAGCAGAAGCGCAAAGAGAAGAAGCAGTACAAAGAGCGGTTGATGACGACGGCTACGAAGAATAA
- a CDS encoding glycosyltransferase family 2 protein, with the protein MKISIIIPLFNEEESLKELFSAIQNAMPKAFSYEVIFVDDGSNDNSAQIIKDIISEVGDKTAKLISFGRNYGKSAALSVGFSAAQGDYIITMDADLQDDPAAIGDLVAKIEEGPYDVVSGWKKVRHDPVLTKNIPSKIFNFVVSQMSGLKLHDFNCGFKIYRKEAAKSLEVYGERHRFLPILAHWNSYKVSECPVPHHPRIYGKSKFGINRFFNGAFDFATLLFLRKYMRNPLHFFGMIGLLLIALGGGILGYFGFVWATTFELHIRPLFLLGVMSAILGVQFFSIGLIGEMITNQNKERKYTIKKTIGIDVL; encoded by the coding sequence GTGAAAATATCGATTATTATTCCGCTTTTTAATGAAGAAGAAAGTTTGAAAGAGTTGTTTTCTGCTATTCAAAACGCTATGCCCAAGGCATTTTCTTACGAAGTAATCTTTGTTGATGACGGAAGCAACGATAATTCGGCGCAAATAATAAAAGATATAATTTCAGAAGTCGGCGACAAAACAGCAAAGCTTATAAGTTTCGGAAGAAATTACGGAAAATCGGCGGCGTTAAGCGTTGGATTTTCTGCGGCGCAGGGCGATTATATAATAACGATGGACGCAGATTTGCAGGACGACCCCGCGGCAATCGGCGACCTTGTAGCCAAAATAGAAGAGGGACCATACGACGTAGTTTCGGGTTGGAAAAAAGTGCGGCACGACCCTGTATTGACCAAAAATATCCCATCGAAAATATTCAACTTTGTAGTATCGCAGATGTCGGGACTTAAACTTCACGATTTCAACTGCGGCTTTAAAATTTACAGAAAAGAAGCGGCAAAGTCGCTCGAAGTTTACGGCGAAAGACACAGATTTTTACCGATTTTAGCGCATTGGAACAGCTACAAGGTAAGCGAATGCCCTGTTCCGCATCACCCGCGAATTTACGGAAAATCCAAATTCGGAATAAACCGTTTTTTTAACGGAGCATTTGACTTTGCAACGCTTTTGTTTTTGCGCAAATATATGAGAAACCCTCTGCATTTCTTCGGAATGATAGGACTTTTGCTTATCGCTTTGGGCGGAGGAATTCTGGGATATTTCGGCTTTGTTTGGGCGACGACTTTTGAACTGCACATTCGCCCGCTTTTTTTGCTGGGGGTTATGTCGGCTATTTTGGGCGTTCAGTTTTTCTCCATAGGGCTTATCGGCGAAATGATAACCAATCAAAACAAAGAGCGCAAGTACACAATAAAAAAAACAATAGGAATTGACGTGTTATGA
- a CDS encoding NUDIX domain-containing protein: MISEAKLLNYISTLSENVQVDNVKILSTQRKGNGELLFATLEIKSDDVLPFVFVKGDGVSIVPIITAQNAKYFLCVEQRRIADGKIHCEFPAGMMDTDCDPLAVVIKELEEETGIKIKREDVETLNDGKPLFTSPGACDEKIYFFKTEISLTANEFSALQNKIIDNGDEKIIVKLYTEEELQAKTVSCITFAALNML; the protein is encoded by the coding sequence ATGATTAGCGAAGCAAAACTGCTTAACTACATAAGTACTCTGAGCGAAAATGTGCAAGTCGATAACGTTAAAATACTGAGCACGCAACGCAAAGGCAACGGCGAATTGCTTTTTGCAACGCTCGAAATAAAATCGGACGACGTTTTGCCTTTTGTTTTTGTAAAAGGCGACGGAGTGAGCATAGTTCCGATAATAACGGCGCAAAACGCAAAATACTTTTTGTGCGTAGAACAAAGACGAATTGCCGACGGAAAAATTCACTGCGAATTTCCCGCAGGTATGATGGACACGGACTGCGACCCGCTTGCCGTAGTAATAAAGGAACTTGAAGAAGAAACAGGCATAAAAATCAAGCGGGAAGACGTTGAAACGCTAAATGACGGCAAACCGTTATTCACATCCCCCGGCGCCTGCGATGAGAAAATATACTTTTTTAAAACCGAGATTTCTTTGACGGCAAACGAATTTTCGGCGTTGCAAAATAAAATCATCGACAACGGCGATGAAAAAATAATCGTTAAACTATACACCGAAGAAGAATTGCAAGCAAAAACGGTAAGTTGCATCACTTTTGCCGCACTGAATATGTTGTAA
- a CDS encoding methyl-accepting chemotaxis protein translates to MVLKFWMYRAFIVSTIITLIFAVIVITTSTVGAKYSYLQANVYVPLVDITYNVNEAALKAGYHFRAFTYTFDKNDFDRGINKLADLDRSLSELRTHVQAYPDDIGDQLRKVDDLIVIATQYRRLATELNSNVLRALPKGVNLKRLSEQVHTDHHEYWSGDTLAAVINRELAALDYGRLRRRIDRLISTNSAYNALGRTNAATFAISRAATTQQREDIVALAKENMDIINSSMVEINRTTQIPYFLNLSRKILDTIAQYNTEMSDMMGIFRNVGGIGIQKTELFERLSSETEDLSEKAIGRLRTISKEAYSRQGNTTLMAIITILTALVFGYFYTQLFTKKITVNLRKVTDDLDEAANNLADVSNNASASVSHMSDATARNATNLEEISSSLTEITSMTSQTATNAKSAEGLVKDSVEKAKVGQDAMNRLNEAVIEIQNSSNDTAKILKDIDEIAFQTNLLALNAAVEAARAGEAGKGFAVVAEEVRSLAQRSAESAKKTADLIQGSQQSSAQGVSLAQETAAAIEKITITASKISVVVGEITNAAKEQAQGVSSIAKAVNDMNVDTQSSATDARNISDNTQVLAQEAMALRNMVISLLNVTEGKAPGTKVGGVSVRSKPSVSVPQQTQLIAFDDD, encoded by the coding sequence ATGGTTTTAAAGTTTTGGATGTATCGGGCTTTTATCGTTTCTACGATAATAACATTAATTTTTGCGGTAATTGTCATAACTACTAGTACTGTTGGTGCAAAATATTCGTATTTACAGGCAAATGTTTATGTCCCCCTTGTAGATATTACGTATAACGTTAACGAAGCCGCGTTAAAAGCGGGTTATCATTTTCGCGCTTTCACCTATACGTTTGACAAAAACGATTTTGACAGAGGTATCAACAAACTTGCTGACTTAGACCGCTCGCTTTCGGAGCTCAGAACGCACGTGCAAGCATATCCCGACGATATCGGCGACCAATTAAGAAAGGTCGATGACTTAATCGTTATAGCGACGCAGTATCGCCGCTTGGCAACGGAACTTAATTCCAACGTTTTAAGAGCGTTGCCTAAAGGAGTAAACCTTAAAAGACTGTCGGAACAAGTGCATACCGACCACCACGAATACTGGAGCGGCGACACGCTGGCGGCGGTTATAAACAGAGAACTTGCGGCTTTAGACTATGGAAGATTAAGACGACGTATCGACCGTTTAATCTCAACGAACAGCGCGTATAACGCCTTAGGAAGAACAAACGCGGCGACTTTTGCGATTTCACGAGCGGCAACTACCCAACAAAGAGAAGACATCGTTGCTCTTGCCAAAGAAAATATGGACATAATAAACTCTTCTATGGTAGAGATAAACAGAACAACCCAAATTCCGTATTTTTTGAATTTATCCCGCAAAATACTTGACACCATTGCGCAATATAATACGGAAATGTCTGATATGATGGGAATTTTCAGAAACGTTGGCGGCATCGGCATACAAAAAACCGAACTTTTTGAAAGACTTTCCTCCGAGACCGAAGATTTATCGGAAAAAGCGATAGGCAGATTGAGAACGATTTCGAAAGAAGCGTATTCAAGACAAGGCAACACTACGCTTATGGCAATTATAACAATACTTACGGCATTGGTGTTCGGTTATTTCTACACGCAACTTTTCACAAAGAAAATTACGGTAAATCTTCGTAAAGTTACCGATGATTTGGATGAAGCGGCGAATAATCTGGCAGATGTTTCCAATAACGCTTCCGCATCGGTATCTCACATGTCGGACGCAACAGCCAGAAACGCAACAAACTTGGAAGAAATATCATCTTCGCTCACCGAAATAACATCGATGACCTCGCAAACCGCAACTAATGCAAAAAGCGCCGAAGGATTGGTAAAAGACAGTGTAGAAAAGGCAAAAGTCGGACAAGACGCTATGAACCGTCTGAACGAAGCGGTAATTGAAATTCAAAATTCGAGCAACGATACGGCAAAAATCCTTAAAGATATTGACGAAATCGCTTTCCAGACCAACCTTTTGGCTCTTAACGCGGCAGTTGAGGCGGCAAGAGCGGGCGAAGCAGGCAAAGGCTTTGCCGTTGTTGCGGAAGAAGTCCGTAGTTTGGCTCAAAGAAGCGCCGAAAGTGCAAAGAAAACGGCAGATTTAATTCAAGGCTCGCAACAAAGCAGTGCGCAAGGCGTAAGTTTGGCACAAGAAACAGCGGCGGCAATCGAAAAAATAACGATAACGGCAAGCAAAATTTCCGTAGTCGTGGGCGAAATCACAAATGCCGCAAAAGAACAGGCGCAAGGCGTTTCTTCTATAGCCAAAGCCGTAAACGATATGAACGTCGATACACAATCGTCGGCGACGGACGCGCGTAATATATCCGATAACACACAAGTGTTGGCGCAAGAAGCAATGGCGCTGAGAAATATGGTAATAAGCTTACTGAATGTAACGGAAGGCAAAGCTCCCGGCACAAAAGTAGGCGGCGTTAGCGTAAGAAGCAAACCTTCTGTTTCTGTTCCGCAACAAACTCAACTTATCGCGTTTGACGACGATTGA